ttATACATGTATATCCAAGAGGGTTAGGGTATTGTTCATAGACTTGTCTTGTAAAGTGGCGATGCCCAACCTTTTTTGCATCAGGGATAGAGtttatggaagacagtttttaCACAGACTCGGAGGGGATAGGATAAGACAGGAGGTGGAAcagagctcaggcaatgatgGAGTTGATGAGTAATGAGTAATGGGGTAAAAACAAATGAAGCTTCCCTTTTGTCCTTGCCCCTCTCTTCCTGTTTGGTTCCCAGTAGCCCATAGACTAGaacttttttgatttttgtcaccagggaccagttttatgGGAAGCAGTTTAACACGGAGAAATCAGGAGGCGGAGGTCAGCAGTGATGCTGTACAACCtgattcctaacaggccacagatggGTATTCCTCCTGGGTATTCCTCCTAATGGTTGGGGACTGTGGTTGTCAAGGACTTAAAATAAACCTTTATGTCTGTTAATGtcttattacatatttttaaattttctgcatGCAGTTTCAAAACCATGCTTTGAAAGGGTTATTTTAATTTGTACAGTTTAGTTTTTaagatattataaaatttattacagttaatttttttttttctaattaggtAAAGGAGGTAAAAACAGACGCAGGGGTAAGAATGAGAATGAATCTGAAAAAAGAGAATTGGTATTTAAAGAGGATGGGCAAGGTAAAACTTTTTAAGTTACATTGCTTTTATTAACATTTGTTGTTGATCATGGAAGTTTCAATATTTTGCATAAAAGAGATCTTAGTCATACCCTGAGGAGTTGTCTCAtggtttcatttttcctttccctacttttatttatttatttgagacagagtctcaagttgtcaccgtaggtagagtgctgttacgtcatagctcacagcaacctccaactcaagctcaagcaatcttcctgcctcattttttctgtttttagtagagatagggtctctctgttgctcaggctggtctcaaactgaactcaagcagtctacccgcctctggcctcccagagtgctaagattgcaggtgtgagtcatttctctatttctctttgtcTGTGTATCTGCAAAAattgtacattaaaaaattatttctctgaaataattttgaaactgAACGGAGGTGAGATTGGTGAGATTTTTGTAAACATAGGCTCATTGTTTATTGGGAAAATGTCTCATATCTGAGAGTTAATTTTAGAATTCGGAGGAAATTAAGCATAGGATGCTGTCATTTTTATCACCTGTGTTAGTAGAAATTAATATTATACCGTTTGGTAGACCGTGGATATTGATGAGCATTAAATCGCAAGATCTTTTTGGGGACCTCATTCTTCATTGCCACTAATACATAATAAAAGAGGAATAAATTCTGAAAAACTGATCAACCTTATTGGTAGATGAAGTAACATATAAAAAGACTAATAGCATAAATTGgaccacttcctttttttttttttttttttgtggtttttggccggggctgggtttgaacccaccacctccggcataggggatGGAccaattccttttattctttttttgtttgtttgtttaaataatGCTGAACTTAAGGAAAACTTGAATATTAGTAAAACAAAGTCCCATATATTCTTCACATAGATTCgcctttttaaaacatttttcttctttctgtgtaTCTGTGTACATGTTTTTCtacccatttaaaatttttgtacagATATATATAACATGGAGTTATGAACTTCTTCCTTGAGTACTTAAGCATTTATCACCTAAGATAAAACACTTTTCCCAACTATGGTAGAATCATTATATGAAATTTAACTTTAATAGACTACTGTTATCtagttctatattttatttacatatcatATATAATGCAAATAAGTAtccactggccacatgtggctatttaaatgaattaaaatttatagGTAGTAATaaccatattttttaattgagatgaaTATAATGTTCCTAACAACAAAGAGAAGCTCTCTTGAATAGTAGTAAGCTAATTGTCTATATTCAAAGCTACCTTAGTGATTAATAATAGAACATACACTCATAGAGACTAATTGATTCATTGAAAATTAGtggataattaaaatatttctagtaaTGGAGACAGCTTTCCATGTAAATAACATTTATGTTCCTGCATAAATTATagacttaaaatattatttacctgggtggtgcctgtggctcaaaagaatagggcgctggccccatatgccagaggtggcaggttcaaacccagccccagcaaaaaactgcaaaaaaaaaaaatatttaccctaaaaaataaggagagataaagtATAGAAGTGTAGCTGGAAGATATTTTAGAAATGGACAGATAAAGAATTCTCTGGTTTACCTGAATTAAATTAGAATATGTATTACCTTGTAGAAAACATAGGCACTTTGTCATTGaagcctaaaaaaaaagaaatagctgtaaaTTTTCcagtaaaaatgaagtttttaCAATAGTATAAACTTCCAATtatgacattttaataaatgttgaacagtatctgattttcttttattttttctttttcagagtatgctcaggtaataaaaatgttgggAAATGGACGATTAGAAGCAATGTGCTTTGATGGTGTAAAGAGGTTATGCCATATCAgaggaaaactgagaaagaaggTATGTTTGTAGGGTATTTTTTACTTCAATAAAAATTTGCTGTAAAAAGCGAGTCTCTGTTAAATACATGGGTCAGgcagtttatttttctaagttccCAAAATCCTTACCTAGAACAGAGTGATTCATATGACAGtgcaattaagaaaaataagaagattGCTGATGATAACTTTAGTAAGAGCaattaatcattttcttcatttacattgtatttttaCCAGAAATGcttactttgaaaataataataaaggctcagcgcccatagctcagaaGTAGTTAGGGTGCTAACCACATACTGCTAACCACAGGggctgtcaggtttgaacctgggctagaatagctaaacaacaatgacaactacaacaaaaaatagttgtagcaggcacctgtagtcccagctacttgggagacttaagcccaagagtaggaggttgctgtgagctgtgacacaatggcactctaccaagggtgacataatgagactatcttaaaaaaaaaaaaaaaagaaaagaatgataaagaggctcagtgcctgtagctcagcagctaggctgccagccacatacaccaagggtggcaggttcgaacccaggttgggcctgccaaacaacaatgacaactacaaccaaaaaatatttgggccttgtggtaggtgcctgtagtctcagctccttagggctgaggccagagaatcacttaacccactgaggttgctgtgaactgggacaccacggcactctaccgaggatgatgtaataagactctgtctcaaaaaaaaaaaaagataaacagataaattCAATCTGTTACAAATTGGACTAAGTTAACTGTCAGTGctatgaaagggaaaaaaaaagctaggaGTTGTTTTAGATTAAAAGATACTGAAAGAACTTAACAGAACAATGCATATCCATTATATTTTGGATTGGGGGAATTAGTTCAATATTGATATTAGGAAAATTCACATATGGAATAGATTGCCTACCATAGAACATAAGACAGATTTATATAGATCAGATTGTTTAAAAGCTTCTTCAActctaattttatgttaaaaaaactTTTGGTGTCTTGCGAAGTAATGGCACTTCTAGGACTGGTCTTAATTCTTATTTTGGAGAAAGGAAAATGCAAGATCAAGTTAGATTCAGTTTCTAGTGATGGCATACATTCTGATGGTGTGGTCTccttgttaaatttttttatttttttattttttggttagacagtctcactatgtcgccctccatagattgctgtggtgtcactgctcacagcaacctctaacccttggacTCAtgcgttctcttgcctcagcctcccaagttgctgggactataggcgctcaccacaacacccagatgttttttgttgcagttgttcattattgtttagctggcccaggcagggtttgaatccaccagcctagctgtatgtggctggtgccataaccactgtgctacaggcaccaagccaccttGTTAAATCTTAATGTCGTGTGAAAACAGATGAGCATGCTAAGCCCCATCAAGCCTCTTATAAGTTTCTTCAAGCTCTGCCTTGTTGACCTAATTACACCCCAAGGTCctacttcctttttttgttgttgctgtcagtagaatgctgtagcatcaaagctcacagcaatatcaaactcttggtaagcgattctcttgcctcagactcccaagtagctgggactacaagagcccaccacacgcccagctattttttttttgttgttgcttttgtcattgtttagctggcctgggccaggtttgaacactccatcccaggtgtatgtggccagtgcccccatgacactactttcttttctttttctttttttatgagacagagtctcactttgtcgcccttggtagagtgccgtggcgtcacagctcaaactcttgggctcaagtgattctcttggctcagcctccagggtagctgggactgcaggttcccaccactgtgcccagctattttttggttgcagttgtcattgttgttgggcaggcccatcctgagctcaaacccaccagcctcagtgtgtgtggtcATTGTATGTGAGCTATGGACTCCGACCCAAGACCCTGCTTTCTAATAACAGGAGTAAGGATTTCAACCTAAGTGGGGggaatacaaaataatttaaactgtAGCAGGGACTGTATTTATGAAGATTGGTTGCTGTGTGACTGTCTACATAggtaattttttcatattttggatgGTTAGGAGGTATAGCTTAGCGGTAGAGTGTTTGACTGCATATTTTGGATAACTACATGTCATGTAGTATTTTGTGATTGTCTTTAATTTTCATGACAGTGATCATTTATCTAGAATTTTAAACTCTTGAATAGttgaaataaaactattatttttaatatcctaaaaaaatttaaaaattgaacaaaTTCAAGTGTGTaatgtagtttttttcttaatatagctTAAGTCCCATAAATTACAAACTACTACTGTGTATGTGTACTTATGTGTAAATAGTTTTTCTCTAATACTTAATACTTTTTCTGTGGTAGATGAATACAATGTTTTGTTGGAAGACTCATTTAACTTtgctacttttaattttaattttttaattttttatttttattaaatcatagctgtgtacaataatgcaatcatgaggtttaattttcattttaaagttaataatgttcactaaattttctttcataggTTTGGATAAATACCTCAGATATTATATTGGTTGGTCTACGAGACTATCAGGTAAAAGTtactttttaatttgtattgttttttttttttttttttgtagagacagagtttcactttattgccctcagtagagtgccgtggcgtcacacagctcacagcaacctccaactcctgggcttaggcaattctcctgcctcagcctcccaagtagctgggactacaggcgcccgccgcaacgcccggctatttttttttttttgttgcagtttggccgggctgggtttgaacccgccaccctcggcatatggggccggcgccctgctcactgagccacaggcgccgcccctgtattgtgtttttttacttaataagTCATTTTTTGGAAGTTAcagtattaaaatatttgagtAATTTTAGTCCAGTGTGTTTTCTCACCATTGTGCTGCCATCATTTACTTACTTATATGCATAAACTTACGGGGTCCAAGTGCAATTTTGTTATGTATGTGGGTTGCATAATGATGAAGTCAGAGCTTTGTACTatatccatcacccaaatagtgtatatgtatatattgtactTACAAAGTAATTTCTCAatatcctctcccctcccacctcttcttctttctttgtttttcttttttgagacagagtctcactgtgtctcccttggtagagtgctatggcatcacaactcacagcaaattcaaactcctgggcttaagcaattctcttgcctgagccttccaagtagcttggactacaggcacctgccaggatgcctggctattttttgttgcagttgtcattgttgtttaactagtccgggctgggtttgaaaccaccaccctccgtgtataTGGCTGATGTCCTAActactgtgctgtgggcactgaACCATCATCTTTTTTGTGTCCATAGTCTATAACTCCATACATTATGTATCtttgtacacattatttagcttcTGTCAGTGAATTATTGGGTAGAAAGTTTTATAAACATATGTTTTATTTCATGTAAAGTCTAAGTatgatttcttttgttcattttcttatgaCTTATCTAATGCTGTTCGTGGGGTGTTGAAGTACTCTTGTAATGTATTGGTATCTTTCTCTTTGTTTAGatcttgtaatatttgttttataaatctaggtttactttttttttggagacagagtctcactttgttgccctcgttagaatgctgtggtgtcatagctcacagcaacctccagctcctgggcttaggcgattcttttccctcagtctcctgagcagctggcactacaggcccccgccacaacgcccggctattttttgtgcagtttggctggggcaggtttgaaactgccacccttggtatatggggccagtgccctacccactgtttAAGCCTATgtgtttagaattgttatatctgCTGAATTCattcctttatcattatataatgactttcTTTGCCGTTATTTTTTCAACtggttttgatttaaaatttGCATAACTACTCTTATTTGCTTTTCATGTAGATGTGTCTTTCCTAGCCTTTTACTTTCAGTCTGTGTCTTTATGTGTGAGCACATAGTTAGATCATATCGTTTAAGCCATTTAGCCAGTTGTATCTTTTAAGTGCAGGAtttaatccatttaaaaaaagtttacattaATATATGAAGTTTTAttcctgtcatttttttctatttttacaaatagaaaattttacaaaattctttACCTCATTCTCTTGtctttgtgattgatgaaatttgtCGGCTTGTCATTtgattcctttctcatttttctttatatgaaCATTTTATAAGATCTTTGAACTTTCAGTTGGTATATAATCAGTTTTAAGAATGCCTTGTTTATTTCTTATACagccagtattttttttcttttgtctttcatcACTTTGAAAATGCCACACCATTGTTCTGCTGGGAAGTCTGATGTTAATCAGATGAGATTTCTATTAAAAGTGACTAGACttccctgtatagctaaggcagttctctgtaacaaaaataaagctgggggcatcatcataccagattttagtctgtactacaaagccatagtgctcaagacagcatggtactggcacaaaaacagagacatagacacttggaatcgaattgaaaaccaagaaatgaaactaacatcttacaaccacctaatctttgataaaccaaacaagaacataccttgggggaaagactccctattcaataaatggtgttgggagaactggatgtaaaagactgaaactggacccacacctttccccactcacaaaaattgattgaagatggataaaggacttaaatttaaggcatgaaacaatgaaaatcctccaagaaagcatagggaaaacactggaagatattggcctggggaaagacttcatgaagaagactgccatggcaattgcaacaacaacaaaaataaacaaatgggagtacattaaactgaagagcttctgtacagctaaggagacaataaccaaagcaaagagacaaactacacaatgggaaaggatatttgcatattttcaatcagacaaaagcttgataactaggatctatagagaactcaaattaatccacatgaaaaaagccaacaatcccatatatgaatgggcaagagacatgaatagaactttctctaaagatgacagacgaatggctaacaaacacatgaaaaaatgttcatcatctctctatattagagaaatgcaaatcaaaacaaccctgagatatcatctaaccccagtgagaatggcctatatcacaaaatctcaaaactacagatgctggcgtggatgtggagggaagggaacacttttacactgctggtgggactgcaaactagtacaacctttctggaaggaagtatggagaaacctcaaagcactcaagctagacctcccatttgatcctgcaatcccattactgggcatctacccagaaggaaagaaatccttttatcataaggacacttgtac
The Nycticebus coucang isolate mNycCou1 chromosome Y, mNycCou1.pri, whole genome shotgun sequence genome window above contains:
- the LOC128579139 gene encoding eukaryotic translation initiation factor 1A, X-chromosomal-like isoform X1; its protein translation is MPKNKGKGGKNRRRGKNENESEKRELVFKEDGQEYAQVIKMLGNGRLEAMCFDGVKRLCHIRGKLRKKVWINTSDIILVGLRDYQDNKADVILKYNADEARSLKAYGELPEHAKINETDTFGPGDDDEIQFDDIGDDDEDIDEI